The DNA window TGAGGTTTTCCGAACTTTTGAACAAAAGTGCGGAAGGTCGTTCTGGTTCTACAGGGTTTTTCGAACAGGTTTTGGAATTCGGGGCCTGCTGTTATCCTCAGGTGTCTTTTCAAAACCTCAGCTCCGCCTTTCTGAGTCCGGCAGAAGAGATTTTCGTGAATGATGACAGACCGCTGGTGGTGTTATTTTTAGACGAGAGAATCGTGGAAAAACATTAAAGGAGATTACTTCTGGATGGATCTTGCCAGAGATTTAGTCGAAGAACTTGCCAGGGAATTCGGGCTCGGAGATGAAAAGAAAGCCGGCCTCAGGGAACTTCTCTATTCCTTAAACTGGCCTCTGTTGGAAGCGGCAAAGCAGATGGATATTACTGACGAAGAAAGGGTTCTCAGGATTGTGGCTTCTCTTTTGGGTATTCCTTACCTGAGGAGCCACGAATATCCGGAAAAGCCCGTGTTGCTTGACGGAGTTTCTATAGATTTTCTGAGACATCATGCAATCCTGCCGCTTCAGGGAGAGAATTCCGATGTGGTTTTAATTATAAACGAACCCTGGGACCTGACCACGACCTCCCTGCTGGAAAAGCATTTTTCCGGATCACGGGTGTCGGTTGCTGTGGGTCACGGAGACGAAATACGGACGGCCATAGATAGAATTTACGGGGCCATGGGTGGAATTACCGGAGAAGCCGAGGAAAGCGTTGATGTGCCCGTCGGTGTGGATGTTTATGAGGATGATCTGGATCGTCTGAGGGGGCTCGCTCAGGAAGCACCGGTGGTTCGCCTTGTAAACGTTCTGCTTACCCGGGCTCTTGATATGCGGGCATCGGATATTCATTTTGAGCCCACGGAGAAGGCCTTTAAGGTACGATGCCGCGTGGACGGCGTCCTTTATGAGCTTGATTCTCCTCCGAAAAGCATGCAGCCAGCGATCATAAGCCGATTGAAGCTAATGGCAAATATGGACATTGCGGAGCGACGGCTTCCTCAGGACGGTCGAATTAAGCTCAGGTTCGGCCATCGTGATGTCGATATACGGGTTTCTACGGCCCCAACGATATACGGTGAAAGTGTGGTTCTCAGGCTGCTGTCCCAGGAAGCCGTCGAGTACAATCTGGAAAAGCTGGGCATGGATTCTCAGCAGCTCAAGATAGTTACCGAACTGATAGAGCGGCCTTACGGGAT is part of the Thermodesulforhabdus norvegica genome and encodes:
- a CDS encoding GspE/PulE family protein, with the protein product MDLARDLVEELAREFGLGDEKKAGLRELLYSLNWPLLEAAKQMDITDEERVLRIVASLLGIPYLRSHEYPEKPVLLDGVSIDFLRHHAILPLQGENSDVVLIINEPWDLTTTSLLEKHFSGSRVSVAVGHGDEIRTAIDRIYGAMGGITGEAEESVDVPVGVDVYEDDLDRLRGLAQEAPVVRLVNVLLTRALDMRASDIHFEPTEKAFKVRCRVDGVLYELDSPPKSMQPAIISRLKLMANMDIAERRLPQDGRIKLRFGHRDVDIRVSTAPTIYGESVVLRLLSQEAVEYNLEKLGMDSQQLKIVTELIERPYGMILVTGPTGSGKTTTLYAILRRLNTATKKIITVEDPVEYQIDGINQIQVKPQINLTFANALRSLVRQDPDVLLIGEIRDHETADIAVESALTGHLVFSTLHTNDAPGAITRLRDLGIESFLIADSVLAVMAQRLVRVLCEECREPYEATDEDMNLLQRWTPHLDERPVIFRHRGCRKCGFTGYRGRQGIFELFIVRDRVRSGIVAGKDAGELARLASDLGYRPLISQGCQKVLQGITTISEVLRVTSLT